Proteins from one Oncorhynchus tshawytscha isolate Ot180627B linkage group LG16, Otsh_v2.0, whole genome shotgun sequence genomic window:
- the LOC112216315 gene encoding rab GDP dissociation inhibitor alpha: protein MDEEYDVIVLGTGLTECILSGIMSVNGKKVLHMDRNPYYGGESSSITPLEELYKRFELPDSPPESMGRGRDWNVDLIPKFLMANGQLVKMLLYTEVTRYLDFKVVEGSFVYKGGKIYKVPSTETEALASNLMGMFEKRRFRKFLVFVANFDENDPKTFEGVDPKVTTMRDVYKKFDLGQDVIDFTGHALALYRTDDYLDVPCLETINRIKLYSESLARYGKSPYLYPLYGLGELPQGFARLSAIYGGTYMLNKPVEEIVMEDGHVVGVKSEGEVARCKQLICDPSYIQDRVRKAGQVIRVICILSHPIKDTNDANSCQIIIPQNQVNRKSDIYVCMISYAHNVAAQGKYIAIVSTTVETNEPEAEIEPALELLEPIDQKFVSLSDLYEPTDDGTESQIFASSAYDATTHFETTCNDIKDIYKRMTGSDFDFENMKRKQNDVFGEDEQ from the exons ATGGATGAGGAATATGATGTGATCGTTTTGGGCACCGGACTCACA GAATGCATCCTCTCTGGGATCATGTCTGTGAATGGAAAGAAAGTTCTGCACATGGACAGGAACCCCTATTATGGAGGTGAAAGCTCCTCCATCACCCCTCTGGAAGAG CTGTATAAGCGGTTTGAGCTGCCTGACAGCCCTCCAGAGTCTATGGGTCGTGGAAGAGACTGGAACGTGGACCTCATCCCCAAATTTCTTATGGCCAATG GTCAGCTTGTGAAAATGCTGCTATACACAGAAGTGACACGATACCTGGACTTCAAAGTAGTGGAGGGTAGTTTTGTGTACAAGGGAGGAAAGATCTACAAGGTTCCTTCAACTGAGACTGAGGCTCTAGCTTCAA ATCTTATGGGTATGTTTGAGAAGAGAAGGTTCCGGAAATTCCTCGTGTTTGTGGCCAACTTTGACGAGAACGACCCCAAGACCTTCGAGGGCGTCGACCCCAAAGTCACCACCATGAGAGATGTGTACAAGAAGTTTGACCTGGGTCAGGATGTCATCGACTTCACTGGCCACGCCCTGGCCCTCTACAGGACAGATGA CTACCTTGATGTGCCCTGTTTGGAGACCATCAATCGTATCAAGCTGTACAGTGAATCCCTGGCCCGATATGGGAAAAGCCCCTACCTGTACCCCCTCTATGGCCTGGGGGAGCTGCCTCAAGGATTTGCCAG ATTGAGTGCAATTTATGGAGGAACCTACATGCTCAACAAACCAGTGGAGGAGATAGTGATGGAGGATGGCCATGTGGTGGGAGTGAAGTCTGAGGGAGAG GTGGCTCGGTGCAAACAGCTGATCTGTGACCCCAGCTACATCCAGGACCGTGTGCGTAAGGCAGGTCAGGTGATCAGGGTCATCTGTATCCTCAGCCACCCGATCAAGGACACCAACGACGCCAACTCCTGTCAGATCATCATCCCCCAGAACCAGGTCAACCGCAAGTCAG ACATCTACGTGTGTATGATCTCCTATGCCCACAATGTGGCGGCCCAGGGGAAGTACATTGCCATTGTCAGCACCACTGTGGAGACCAACGAGCCTGAGGCTGAGATAGAGCCTGCTCTGGAGCTGCTGGAACCCATTGACCAGAA GTTTGTGTCCCTCAGTGACCTCTATGAGCCCACAGACGACGGTACTGAGAGTCAG ATATTTGCCTCATCGGCCTACGACGCCACCACTCACTTTGAGACCACCTGCAACGACATCAAGGACATCTACAAGCGTATGACCGGAAGCGACTTTGACTTTGAGAACATGAAACGCAAACAGAACGATGTGTTTGGGGAGGATGAGCAATGA